From Vibrio crassostreae, one genomic window encodes:
- a CDS encoding outer membrane protein transport protein, which translates to MKMNKTLLSAAVAVGLLSTSTVTQAAGFQLAEYSATGLGRAYAGEAAMADGADAQWRNPAMLTYLEGTQVSVGAIYVDPNIDIDGTSTSVGGASTTPSNSSDFAHSAVIPNFYVSHKYNDKFALGFAAGTNYGMETDLGKDFGGANHGNEASVTTMELNLNAAYQVLESVSIGGGVRYIMAEGSFGAIASPQSPLAGTTLKYMEGDDTAWGWQVGTAWQINENNRLGFTYKSEVDLTLEGYAKGIGFNSTNPAAHKSGSMDLALPATAELASFHQLTDKVAVHASINWTNWSSFKELVADFPGEKSVGIKEENWEDNYRFALGTTYQMTPKLALRSGIAYDTSAVSEKHRTATIPETDRTWLSIGAGYQWSEQLTLDAGFTYILAKDARMQESDLGTLQPFEPGADYFGGSFEGEVTGSIWLVGIQANYRF; encoded by the coding sequence ATGAAAATGAATAAGACTCTTCTATCTGCAGCAGTGGCAGTTGGACTACTTTCGACTTCTACCGTAACTCAAGCGGCAGGTTTTCAGCTTGCAGAATACTCGGCAACAGGTCTTGGCCGTGCATATGCTGGTGAAGCAGCAATGGCTGACGGTGCTGACGCGCAATGGCGTAACCCAGCAATGCTGACTTACCTAGAAGGCACTCAGGTTTCTGTTGGCGCTATCTATGTTGACCCAAACATTGATATCGACGGCACATCTACTTCAGTTGGTGGTGCTTCAACGACTCCATCAAATTCAAGTGATTTCGCTCACAGCGCAGTGATCCCAAACTTCTATGTTTCTCATAAGTACAACGACAAGTTTGCATTAGGTTTTGCTGCAGGTACTAACTACGGTATGGAAACAGATCTAGGTAAAGACTTTGGTGGTGCTAACCATGGTAACGAAGCAAGTGTTACCACGATGGAGCTGAACCTAAACGCAGCTTACCAAGTACTTGAAAGCGTATCTATTGGTGGTGGTGTTCGCTATATCATGGCTGAAGGTAGCTTTGGTGCTATTGCTAGCCCTCAATCTCCGTTAGCTGGTACCACTTTAAAGTACATGGAAGGTGACGATACTGCATGGGGATGGCAAGTTGGTACAGCTTGGCAGATCAATGAAAATAACCGCCTAGGCTTTACCTACAAATCGGAAGTAGACCTGACTTTAGAAGGCTATGCTAAAGGCATCGGTTTTAACTCGACAAATCCTGCGGCTCACAAGAGCGGTTCAATGGATCTTGCTCTTCCAGCAACAGCAGAACTTGCTAGTTTCCACCAACTTACTGATAAAGTTGCAGTGCATGCGAGCATTAACTGGACAAACTGGAGCAGCTTCAAAGAACTTGTTGCAGACTTTCCGGGAGAAAAAAGCGTAGGTATTAAGGAAGAAAACTGGGAAGATAACTACCGTTTTGCACTTGGTACCACTTACCAAATGACACCTAAACTGGCTCTACGTTCTGGTATCGCTTACGACACCTCAGCAGTAAGCGAAAAGCACCGCACGGCAACTATTCCTGAGACTGACCGCACCTGGTTAAGTATCGGTGCTGGTTACCAGTGGTCTGAGCAACTTACACTAGATGCAGGCTTCACCTACATTCTAGCAAAAGACGCGAGAATGCAAGAGTCAGACCTTGGTACACTACAGCCATTTGAGCCAGGTGCTGACTACTTTGGTGGTAGCTTCGAAGGTGAAGTAACAGGTAGCATCTGGCTAGTAGGTATCCAAGCTAACTACCGCTTCTAA